The Leptotrichia hongkongensis DNA segment TTTTTTCAATTATGTCAAGTAATTATATCCCTAAATTGCAATATTAATTTCCACATTTCCTAAAATTTTTTTTAATTAATTCATACAAAAATTTTTCAAATTATATTGAATAATTTAAACATTTTTTTGCCTTAAGTTTATGATTATTAAGATTTTTATCAATTTTTCTATCTTTATCGCTAATATATCATTTAAAATTCTCTTAGAAGATTGCTGTCATTATCATAACAGCCTCTTTGTCATGAACAATAAAAATATACAAAATAGAAATCTTCACTATTTCTTCTCTGCATGAAAATTCCTTATTCCTATTTGTTGATAATTTTAAAGCACAATTCTCCTCTTTAATTCTCTGCTAATACTCCGATTATAAGACTCTGTTTTGCAGAGCCTGTCCTCTATCAGATTTTTCAATTCAGCAGTAATTTTTGAGTTTCTTCCTTTATTAGCAGATTTTGTATTGGCATCTTCTTGAGCATTTTCAGAATAGTATTCGCCATTAATTCTTTTGATTTCACGATAAATGGTAGTCCTGTGCCTGTTAAGGATTTTGGCAATTTTAGAAATTTTGTAATTTTCTTTTAGCAGGACCTCTAGTTTATTTCTTTCATTTATGGTAAAATATTTATAGCTCATGATATATTTCCTTTCGTTAATGTTTTTGTGGTTATTAACATTTTAACACGAAATTATCATAAGTTTTTATATTTTTTTAGTTTGTCGCAATATATTTTACAATCTATTCTATATTAAATTTGAAAATGCAATGAGACAAATATTACTCTGAAGGTAGTAAAATATCTTATTAGAGATAAAAAATATAATGTTTCCGAACAAGTCTATTGTTAATTTCTCTTATGCTATTTTAATACTTCCAAAATTTAAAATTTTTCTGATATATCATTTATCCTATATTATATTTTTTTATTTTCCTTAATAATTTTATTCGTTTTTTTATTATTTTTTATCCAAATAGCAAGTAATCTCTTTCTGCTTTTCATTCTATCATAGTAAATATAATCTGTTCGATTTCTGTATATTTTTTAGCCAAATTTTATTCAAATAGTATTTTATAACTCTTTCTAAATTTCCAAACTCATTTTTATTATCAGTTTAAGTTTTTTTATAAAAAGTTTCAAAATAAATTTAAAATATATATCATATTATAAAAATGTATTATTTCAATCTAATTCTATTTCCAATATTTTTTCTTAATTTATATCAAACTAAAGTTACGTAACAAATTCATTAAAAATATTTTCTAACAAGAGATAATACTAAATCTTGTAAAGAAACTATTAAGATCAAAAGTTTTAAATTTTTACTAACACAATAAGTAATTTAAAATTTATAAAATATCTAATTCA contains these protein-coding regions:
- a CDS encoding helix-turn-helix domain-containing protein, encoding MSYKYFTINERNKLEVLLKENYKISKIAKILNRHRTTIYREIKRINGEYYSENAQEDANTKSANKGRNSKITAELKNLIEDRLCKTESYNRSISRELKRRIVL